Proteins co-encoded in one Pyxidicoccus xibeiensis genomic window:
- a CDS encoding DUF3817 domain-containing protein, with protein MLTTPLGRFRAVALAEGLSFVVLLFIAMPLKYLAGMPLGVKFVGWAHGLLFMLYLFALLEAAIACRWSLVRGVLAFGASLVPFGTFVLDARLRREAQAAPARPVA; from the coding sequence ATGCTGACGACCCCCCTTGGACGATTCCGCGCGGTGGCCCTGGCCGAGGGCCTGTCCTTCGTCGTGCTCCTCTTCATCGCGATGCCGCTGAAGTACCTCGCGGGCATGCCCCTGGGCGTGAAGTTCGTGGGCTGGGCGCACGGGCTGCTCTTCATGCTGTACCTCTTCGCCCTCCTGGAGGCCGCCATCGCGTGCCGCTGGTCCCTGGTGCGCGGGGTGCTCGCGTTCGGCGCCTCGCTGGTTCCCTTCGGGACGTTCGTGCTCGACGCGCGGCTGCGGCGCGAGGCGCAGGCGGCGCCCGCCCGGCCCGTGGCCTGA
- the mobA gene encoding molybdenum cofactor guanylyltransferase, protein MAPQSAGPEFADVTLTIIAGGQGRRLSGVPKGLLEVEGRTVVERLLELAPRFGDVLLVANVPEPYARFGVRTVADVVPGKGAPGGVHAALVAARTPWVLAVACDMPFVSPDVVRVLLGARGDAVDAVGFEVAGRLEPLLAAYRTALAPAWGEALVEDPSLRQLLSGFRARLLPEDALRAVDAGLRSLVNVNTPEDLARHGVTLPST, encoded by the coding sequence ATGGCTCCCCAGAGCGCAGGCCCCGAGTTTGCGGACGTGACGCTGACCATCATCGCGGGTGGCCAGGGCCGGCGCCTGTCCGGGGTGCCCAAGGGGCTGCTGGAGGTGGAGGGCCGCACGGTGGTGGAGCGGCTGCTGGAGCTGGCGCCGCGCTTCGGAGACGTGCTGCTGGTGGCGAACGTGCCCGAGCCCTATGCGCGCTTCGGTGTGCGCACGGTGGCGGACGTGGTTCCGGGCAAGGGGGCACCGGGTGGGGTGCACGCGGCGCTGGTGGCGGCGCGCACGCCGTGGGTGCTGGCGGTGGCGTGTGACATGCCCTTCGTCTCGCCCGACGTGGTGCGCGTGCTGCTCGGCGCGCGCGGCGACGCGGTGGACGCGGTGGGCTTCGAGGTCGCCGGCCGGCTGGAGCCCTTGCTCGCGGCGTACCGGACGGCGCTGGCGCCTGCGTGGGGCGAGGCGCTGGTGGAGGACCCGTCGCTGCGTCAGCTCCTCTCCGGCTTCCGGGCGCGGCTGTTGCCCGAGGACGCCCTGCGCGCGGTGGACGCCGGGCTGCGCTCCCTGGTGAACGTGAACACGCCGGAGGACCTGGCGCGCCACGGAGTCACGCTGCCTTCGACGTGA
- a CDS encoding SDR family NAD(P)-dependent oxidoreductase, whose protein sequence is MPRREELQGKVAIVTGASSGVGWQSAVRLAEQGVRLCVTARRRDALEALRARVEGAGGECLVVPGDVTVGEDVDRVVRTCLERYGRIDLLVNDAAVQTYGYFDQLPWAHIQRTLDVTCMGFLRFAHAVLPHFRKQGSGHVLNIQSMLSEGAAPLLSAYTAAKHATLGWAKTLKLELHGTGIQVSNVLVPSVSSPMFDHAPTQFGLQPVPVPPTYDVDLVARAVVKCARRPGRTVTPAFLQGTLLLWLDRVAPFVGEAVLGRYGPRMQMERASVDRPEGNLFQPVPQGVGAYGSVPATPRWKRFTAVAGLAALAGGVLGGAALGARGLARAVR, encoded by the coding sequence ATGCCCCGTCGAGAGGAGCTGCAAGGAAAGGTCGCCATCGTCACGGGAGCCTCCAGCGGGGTGGGCTGGCAGTCGGCGGTGCGGCTCGCGGAGCAGGGCGTGCGGCTGTGCGTCACCGCGCGGCGGCGCGACGCGCTGGAGGCGCTCCGAGCCCGCGTCGAGGGCGCGGGCGGCGAGTGCCTGGTGGTGCCCGGGGACGTGACGGTGGGTGAGGACGTGGACCGGGTGGTGCGCACGTGCCTGGAGCGCTACGGCCGCATCGACCTCCTGGTGAACGACGCGGCGGTGCAGACCTACGGCTACTTCGACCAGCTGCCCTGGGCGCACATCCAGCGCACGCTGGACGTCACGTGCATGGGCTTCCTGCGCTTCGCCCACGCGGTGCTGCCCCACTTCCGGAAGCAGGGCAGCGGCCACGTCCTCAACATCCAGTCCATGCTGTCCGAGGGCGCCGCGCCGCTGCTGTCCGCCTACACGGCGGCGAAGCACGCGACGCTGGGGTGGGCGAAGACCCTGAAGCTCGAGCTGCATGGCACGGGCATCCAGGTGTCCAACGTGCTGGTGCCGTCGGTGTCCTCGCCGATGTTCGACCATGCGCCCACGCAGTTCGGGCTGCAGCCGGTGCCGGTGCCGCCCACGTACGACGTGGACCTCGTCGCGCGGGCGGTGGTGAAGTGCGCGCGGCGGCCGGGGCGCACGGTGACGCCCGCCTTCCTCCAGGGCACGCTGCTGCTGTGGCTGGACCGCGTGGCGCCCTTCGTCGGCGAAGCCGTGCTGGGCCGGTATGGCCCGCGGATGCAGATGGAGCGGGCGTCGGTGGACCGGCCCGAAGGCAACCTCTTCCAGCCGGTGCCGCAGGGCGTGGGGGCGTACGGCAGCGTACCGGCGACGCCGAGGTGGAAGCGCTTCACGGCGGTGGCGGGCCTGGCGGCGCTGGCGGGTGGGGTGCTGGGAGGCGCGGCGCTGGGGGCGCGAGGGCTGGCCCGCGCCGTCCGGTGA
- a CDS encoding proline dehydrogenase family protein: MTTASAQLSRSALLYLSRQAGLKDVATRLRPFRELASRFIAGETLEEAVDAVKALTARGLLASFDHLNEAVKNPEETRDEVREYRRLLARIDQTGVKANVSLKLTQCGLLLDKALALENARAVVADATQRGSFVRVDMEESAVTQATLDIVRELHAEFGEPHVGAVLQSYLRRTEADARALCAERVRIRLCKGAYLEGPDVAYPDKADVDANFVRCMKVLLDSGVYHGIATHDERMIDATLEYAARQGLPRGAYEFQMLYGIRRDLQERLVKDGHPVRIYVPYGRHWYPYFMRRLAERPANLWFVMRNLVRG, encoded by the coding sequence ATGACCACCGCCTCCGCCCAGCTGTCCCGCTCCGCGTTGCTGTACCTGTCCCGCCAGGCGGGCCTGAAGGACGTGGCCACGCGCCTGCGCCCGTTTCGCGAGCTGGCCTCGCGCTTCATCGCGGGGGAGACGCTGGAGGAGGCCGTGGACGCGGTGAAGGCGCTCACCGCGCGCGGGCTCCTGGCGTCTTTCGACCACCTCAACGAGGCGGTGAAGAACCCGGAGGAGACGCGCGACGAGGTGCGGGAGTACCGGCGACTGCTGGCGCGCATCGACCAGACGGGCGTGAAGGCCAATGTGTCGCTGAAGCTCACGCAGTGCGGCCTGCTGCTCGACAAGGCGCTGGCGCTGGAGAACGCGCGCGCGGTGGTGGCGGACGCGACGCAGCGCGGCTCGTTCGTGCGCGTCGACATGGAGGAGAGCGCGGTGACGCAGGCGACGCTGGACATCGTCCGCGAGCTGCACGCGGAGTTCGGCGAGCCGCACGTGGGCGCGGTGCTCCAGAGCTACCTGCGGCGCACGGAGGCGGACGCGCGCGCGCTGTGCGCGGAGCGGGTGCGCATCCGCCTGTGCAAGGGTGCGTACCTGGAGGGCCCGGACGTCGCGTACCCGGACAAGGCGGACGTGGACGCCAACTTCGTGCGCTGCATGAAGGTGCTGCTCGACAGCGGCGTGTATCACGGCATCGCCACGCATGATGAGCGCATGATTGACGCCACGCTGGAGTACGCGGCGAGGCAAGGCCTGCCACGCGGCGCGTATGAGTTCCAGATGCTCTATGGCATCCGGCGCGACTTGCAGGAGCGGCTGGTGAAGGACGGACACCCGGTGCGCATCTACGTCCCGTATGGGCGGCACTGGTACCCGTACTTCATGCGCCGGCTGGCAGAGCGGCCCGCCAACCTCTGGTTCGTCATGCGCAACCTCGTGCGCGGGTAG
- a CDS encoding helix-turn-helix domain-containing protein has translation MGVGVDLRGMTAPGEEQAQEAARAARMLAPLLRKTRKRGAPRVSIQPEGGARAEAVTVPREAFELLVRILEEMAQGHAVTIVPIHAELTTQEAANLLNVSRPHLIGLLDQGAIPFHRVGTHRRIRFADLLAYQRQDAARRKQVVDELTEEAQKLGLGY, from the coding sequence ATGGGCGTCGGAGTGGACCTTCGTGGCATGACGGCTCCTGGTGAGGAGCAGGCACAGGAAGCGGCCCGTGCGGCACGCATGCTCGCCCCGCTGTTGCGCAAGACGCGCAAGCGTGGAGCCCCCCGCGTCAGCATCCAGCCGGAAGGCGGAGCTCGCGCCGAGGCCGTCACCGTTCCCCGGGAAGCGTTCGAGCTGCTGGTCCGCATCCTGGAGGAGATGGCTCAGGGCCACGCCGTGACCATCGTCCCCATCCACGCGGAGCTGACGACCCAGGAGGCCGCCAATCTGCTGAACGTCTCGCGGCCCCATCTCATCGGACTGCTCGACCAGGGTGCAATTCCCTTTCACCGCGTCGGCACCCACCGGCGCATCCGCTTCGCGGACCTGCTCGCCTACCAGCGCCAGGACGCAGCGCGCCGCAAGCAGGTGGTCGATGAGTTGACGGAAGAAGCCCAGAAGCTGGGGCTCGGTTACTGA
- the amrS gene encoding AmmeMemoRadiSam system radical SAM enzyme: MSSAFPARWWHRLEDGRVQCDLCPRDCKLHEGQRGFCYVRQRVGEGMVLDTYGRSSGFCVDPIEKKPLNHFRPGSSVLSFGTAGCNLGCRFCQNWDISKSRQQDTLADEASPEAIARHAVRLGCRSVAFTYNDPVIFAEYAMDVADACHAVGVDAVAVTAGYIHAQPRCELYAKMDAANVDLKAFTEDFYQRITFAHLQPVLETLEYLRHETRVWLEVTTLLIPGHNDSEAEVTRLSEWMLEHLGPDVPLHFTAFHPDFKMRDVPPTPPATLSRARGIARRTGLRHVYTGNVHDAEGDTTLCGGCGTALIVRDWYELLSYRVTPEGRCPDCGVEVPGRFDAAPGAFGARRVPVRLASRSVDLP, from the coding sequence ATGAGCAGTGCGTTCCCCGCTCGCTGGTGGCACAGGCTGGAGGACGGGCGTGTGCAGTGCGACCTGTGTCCCCGCGACTGCAAGCTGCACGAGGGGCAGCGCGGCTTCTGCTACGTGCGCCAGCGCGTGGGCGAGGGGATGGTGCTGGACACGTATGGCCGCTCGTCGGGCTTCTGCGTGGACCCCATCGAGAAGAAGCCGCTGAATCACTTCCGGCCGGGCAGCAGCGTGCTGTCGTTCGGCACGGCGGGCTGCAACCTGGGCTGCCGGTTCTGCCAGAACTGGGACATCTCCAAGTCACGGCAGCAGGACACGCTGGCGGACGAGGCCTCGCCGGAGGCCATCGCACGGCATGCGGTGAGGCTCGGCTGCCGGAGCGTGGCCTTCACGTACAACGACCCCGTCATCTTCGCCGAGTACGCCATGGACGTGGCGGACGCCTGCCATGCGGTGGGCGTGGACGCGGTGGCCGTCACCGCGGGCTACATCCACGCGCAGCCGCGCTGCGAGCTGTACGCGAAGATGGACGCGGCCAACGTGGACCTGAAGGCCTTCACCGAGGACTTCTACCAGCGCATCACCTTCGCGCACCTGCAGCCGGTGCTGGAGACGCTGGAGTACCTGCGGCACGAGACGCGCGTCTGGTTGGAGGTGACGACGCTGCTGATTCCGGGGCACAACGACTCGGAGGCGGAGGTGACGCGCCTGTCGGAGTGGATGCTGGAGCACCTGGGCCCGGACGTGCCGCTGCACTTCACGGCGTTCCACCCCGACTTCAAGATGCGCGACGTGCCGCCCACGCCTCCGGCGACGCTGAGCCGGGCGCGAGGGATTGCGCGGCGCACGGGCCTGCGCCACGTGTACACGGGCAACGTCCACGACGCCGAGGGCGACACCACGCTGTGCGGCGGGTGCGGCACGGCGCTCATCGTCCGCGACTGGTACGAGCTGCTCTCGTACCGCGTGACGCCCGAGGGGCGGTGTCCCGACTGTGGCGTCGAGGTCCCCGGACGGTTCGACGCGGCGCCCGGTGCCTTCGGGGCACGGCGGGTTCCGGTGCGGCTGGCGTCGCGGAGCGTGGACCTGCCGTGA
- the fdhD gene encoding formate dehydrogenase accessory sulfurtransferase FdhD, translating to MSAVPAVSIVGWSGSGKTTLLTKLVPELAARGVRVAVVKHSSDAHPLHRPGSDTERFHEAGARLTGFAVPSGVQLTMPGAALDTQLARLAGTVDLVLVEGWKNGPLPKLEVWREGLGPPLASSHPEVLAVLCASPTLPADFTRDIRIIDSSDVRAAADLLLTFVKPGRRAPLPPADARGVARRPVQRWDGARLLPTEEDDLAVEEPLEIRVSGDAVATTMRTPGHDRELTAGFLLAEGLIHGVEDLGGLAHCGRPGEEGWGNVIEVTPAPGAMLDVERLRATRRGTLTTSACGVCGRRSVEDLLAACPPLPPGPVLSPDAVARATERLWDAQRNFARTGGVHAAVALDADGQVLASFEDVGRHNAVDKVVGALVLAGTVHGPRVSRTPLTRQPVLLGVSGRVSFEIIQKAAMAGIPVVAGVSAASSLAVDLALRSGMTLAAFSRNGHFNVYSGQERLARPQPPGTSCPPLS from the coding sequence ATGAGCGCCGTGCCCGCTGTCAGCATCGTCGGCTGGTCCGGCTCCGGGAAGACGACGCTCCTCACGAAGCTCGTCCCCGAGCTCGCCGCGCGCGGCGTGCGCGTGGCCGTGGTGAAGCACTCCTCCGACGCGCACCCCCTGCACCGTCCGGGCAGCGACACCGAGCGCTTCCATGAGGCCGGGGCCCGCCTCACCGGCTTCGCCGTCCCCTCCGGCGTGCAGCTCACCATGCCCGGCGCCGCCCTGGACACGCAGCTCGCCCGCCTCGCCGGCACCGTGGACCTGGTGCTGGTGGAGGGCTGGAAGAACGGCCCGCTGCCCAAGCTGGAGGTATGGCGCGAGGGCCTGGGCCCGCCGCTCGCCTCCTCCCATCCCGAAGTCCTCGCCGTGCTCTGCGCCTCCCCCACGCTGCCGGCGGACTTCACGCGCGACATTCGCATCATCGACAGCTCGGACGTGCGCGCGGCGGCGGACCTCCTGCTCACCTTCGTGAAGCCCGGCAGGCGCGCCCCCCTGCCCCCGGCCGACGCGCGCGGCGTGGCGCGGCGCCCCGTGCAGCGGTGGGACGGCGCACGGCTGCTGCCCACGGAGGAGGACGACCTCGCCGTGGAGGAGCCGCTGGAGATTCGCGTCAGCGGCGACGCCGTGGCCACCACCATGCGCACGCCCGGACATGACCGCGAGCTGACCGCGGGCTTCCTCCTCGCCGAGGGCCTCATCCACGGCGTGGAGGACCTGGGCGGGCTGGCGCACTGCGGCCGGCCCGGTGAGGAAGGCTGGGGCAACGTCATCGAAGTCACCCCCGCGCCCGGCGCCATGCTGGACGTGGAGCGCCTGCGCGCCACCCGCCGCGGCACCCTCACCACCTCCGCGTGTGGCGTGTGTGGCCGCCGCAGCGTGGAGGACCTGCTCGCCGCCTGCCCGCCCCTGCCGCCCGGGCCCGTGCTGTCCCCGGACGCCGTGGCCCGCGCCACCGAGCGCCTGTGGGACGCGCAGCGCAACTTCGCCCGCACCGGCGGAGTCCACGCCGCCGTCGCGCTCGATGCGGACGGCCAAGTGCTCGCCTCATTCGAGGACGTGGGCCGCCACAACGCCGTGGACAAGGTGGTGGGCGCGCTCGTCCTCGCCGGCACCGTGCACGGCCCCCGAGTCAGCCGCACCCCACTGACGCGTCAGCCGGTGCTGCTCGGCGTCAGCGGACGCGTCAGCTTCGAAATCATCCAGAAGGCCGCCATGGCCGGCATCCCTGTAGTGGCTGGAGTTTCTGCAGCCAGCTCGCTCGCCGTGGACCTGGCTTTGCGTTCTGGAATGACGCTGGCTGCGTTCTCCAGAAACGGCCACTTCAACGTCTATTCAGGCCAGGAGCGCCTCGCGCGTCCCCAACCTCCTGGAACTTCATGCCCCCCGCTTTCATGA
- a CDS encoding molybdopterin molybdotransferase MoeA translates to MPLTPLPTARQAALDAIAPAAPERVSLLDAHGRFLAAEVTASRSLPGCDNSAMDGWAVRAEETRGANRDHPARLRIVDTVYAGALPTRALQPGEAARIFTGAPLPSGADAVVRQEAARAHDDGLHVDIFITVPPGHDIRRKGEEVTAGTALFPRGQHVGASVLGVLASLGETTAWVRPAPRVAVLATGDELVPPGSPALPHQVYESNLILVAALAREAGADVRHLERARDDEAALRDALSRLAPQVDVLVTTGGASVGDKDHVKRVLSALGARFFVDGVALKPGKPVAVARLGDTAVVVLPGNPGAATVAFDQLARPLLLKRQGVLETRRRVRAHLSEPRHKQAGLTYLITATLEPRGEGAPLARLRPQGAGQILQNAHGEGWAVLPPGRADFAEGDSVEVELFDRPLHTAVDATA, encoded by the coding sequence ATGCCGCTCACGCCCCTCCCCACCGCCCGGCAGGCCGCGCTCGACGCCATCGCCCCGGCGGCTCCCGAGCGTGTTTCCCTGCTCGACGCCCACGGTCGCTTCCTCGCGGCCGAGGTCACCGCGTCGCGCTCGCTGCCCGGCTGCGACAACTCCGCGATGGATGGCTGGGCCGTGCGCGCCGAGGAGACCCGGGGCGCCAACCGCGACCACCCCGCGCGCCTGCGCATCGTCGACACCGTCTACGCCGGCGCGCTTCCCACCCGCGCGCTCCAGCCCGGCGAGGCCGCTCGCATCTTCACCGGCGCGCCCCTCCCCTCCGGCGCGGATGCCGTCGTCCGCCAGGAGGCCGCGCGCGCCCATGACGACGGCCTCCACGTCGACATCTTCATCACCGTTCCGCCCGGCCACGACATCCGCCGCAAGGGCGAGGAAGTCACTGCCGGAACGGCGCTGTTCCCACGCGGCCAGCACGTGGGCGCCTCGGTGCTGGGCGTGCTCGCCTCCCTGGGAGAGACGACGGCCTGGGTGCGCCCGGCGCCTCGCGTCGCGGTGCTCGCCACCGGCGACGAGCTCGTCCCGCCCGGCTCGCCCGCCCTGCCCCACCAGGTCTACGAGAGCAACCTCATCCTCGTGGCCGCGCTCGCCCGCGAGGCCGGCGCCGACGTGCGACACCTGGAGCGGGCGCGGGACGACGAGGCCGCGCTGCGCGACGCCCTCTCCCGGCTCGCGCCCCAGGTGGACGTCCTCGTCACCACCGGCGGTGCCTCGGTGGGTGACAAGGACCACGTGAAGCGCGTGCTCTCCGCGCTCGGCGCCCGCTTCTTCGTGGACGGGGTGGCCCTCAAGCCCGGCAAGCCCGTGGCCGTGGCCCGGCTCGGAGACACCGCCGTCGTCGTGCTGCCCGGCAACCCCGGCGCGGCCACCGTCGCCTTCGACCAGCTCGCGCGGCCGCTGCTCCTCAAGCGCCAGGGCGTCCTCGAGACGCGCCGCCGCGTCCGCGCCCACCTCTCCGAGCCGCGCCACAAGCAGGCCGGCCTCACCTACCTCATCACCGCCACGCTGGAGCCTCGCGGCGAGGGAGCGCCGCTGGCGCGCCTGCGCCCCCAGGGCGCCGGACAGATTCTGCAGAACGCCCACGGCGAGGGCTGGGCCGTCCTGCCTCCGGGCCGCGCCGACTTCGCCGAGGGTGACTCCGTCGAGGTGGAGCTGTTCGACCGCCCCCTCCACACCGCGGTGGATGCCACCGCATGA
- the amrB gene encoding AmmeMemoRadiSam system protein B produces MSRMRAPAVAGSFYPASPSALARQVDGWLERTPAHVGDRPLALIVPHAGYVYSGRVAAAAYATLRGHPDKPLRVLLLGPCHFLPLSGLAYPDVDVLCTPLGEVPLDDDLRQRAAKLRQVSASTAAHEAEHSLEVQLPFLQRVLGHFRVLPLVVGRARAEEVEELLDLLWDDDVLPVISSDLSHYLPYEDAREADRETAERVLTLDGPLDAGSACGAAAISGLMLAARKRGLHPRLLDLRSSGDTAGGHDEVVGYGAFAFYPPAKGPGTAS; encoded by the coding sequence ATGTCTCGTATGCGCGCTCCCGCCGTGGCGGGCTCCTTCTATCCCGCCAGTCCTTCCGCCCTGGCCCGCCAGGTCGACGGCTGGCTGGAGCGGACCCCCGCGCACGTCGGTGACAGGCCCCTGGCGCTCATCGTCCCGCATGCCGGCTATGTGTACTCGGGGCGGGTGGCGGCCGCGGCCTACGCCACGCTGAGAGGACACCCGGACAAGCCCCTGCGTGTGCTGCTGCTGGGCCCCTGCCACTTCCTTCCATTGAGCGGGCTGGCGTACCCGGACGTGGACGTGCTGTGCACGCCCCTGGGTGAGGTGCCGCTGGACGACGACCTCCGCCAGCGCGCCGCGAAGCTGCGGCAGGTCTCCGCCTCCACGGCGGCCCATGAGGCGGAGCACTCGCTGGAGGTGCAGCTCCCCTTCCTGCAGCGTGTGCTGGGGCACTTCCGGGTGCTTCCCCTGGTGGTGGGCAGGGCGCGCGCGGAGGAGGTGGAGGAGCTGCTCGACCTGCTCTGGGATGACGACGTGCTGCCCGTCATCAGCTCGGACCTGTCGCACTACCTGCCGTATGAAGACGCGCGGGAGGCGGACCGCGAGACGGCGGAGCGGGTGCTCACGCTGGATGGCCCGCTGGACGCGGGGAGCGCCTGTGGCGCGGCGGCCATCAGCGGGTTGATGCTGGCGGCCCGGAAGCGCGGGCTCCACCCGAGGCTGCTGGACTTGCGCAGCTCCGGAGACACCGCGGGCGGGCATGACGAAGTCGTGGGCTACGGCGCCTTCGCCTTCTACCCGCCCGCGAAGGGCCCCGGCACGGCGTCCTGA
- a CDS encoding alpha/beta fold hydrolase: MLETSSHLPPPPAPAPHRVPPLVPDVEDIQSGYEHLLHEERLVRGTPVRLFTFPDGRVDEARTVVCLPGLGASGRSFAPMGPLADELRLLLWTPPLRTPATHSPLQWNLAVLNHLEARLPERFALVGSSYGSLLSIAYTLAHPERVKALVLVSPVASVHRIRRLALTLSTLVRSPKPLAYFMAPTVARVLGGPHLPPEGRAEIVREARRLSSMELLRRLRDVLAADFMPRLRELRVPTLIIQGGRDLLVPTYAARDVAEHIPGARMQVLRAASHLPYMSHSQDFNRFVGDFLLEHVH, translated from the coding sequence ATGCTTGAGACCTCCTCGCACCTCCCCCCTCCTCCCGCCCCGGCGCCGCACCGCGTTCCGCCGCTGGTGCCGGACGTGGAGGACATCCAGTCCGGCTACGAGCACCTGCTCCACGAGGAGCGGCTGGTGCGCGGCACGCCGGTGCGGCTGTTCACCTTCCCCGACGGCCGCGTGGACGAAGCGCGCACCGTGGTGTGCCTGCCGGGGCTGGGCGCCAGCGGGCGCTCCTTCGCGCCCATGGGGCCGCTGGCGGACGAGCTGCGGCTGCTGCTGTGGACGCCGCCCTTGCGCACGCCGGCCACGCACTCGCCGCTGCAGTGGAACCTGGCCGTGCTGAACCACCTGGAGGCGCGGCTGCCGGAGCGCTTCGCGCTGGTGGGCTCGTCGTACGGCAGCCTGCTGTCCATCGCCTATACGCTGGCGCACCCGGAGCGGGTGAAGGCCCTGGTGCTGGTGTCGCCGGTGGCCAGCGTGCACCGCATCCGGCGGCTGGCCCTGACGCTGTCCACGCTGGTGCGCTCGCCCAAGCCGCTGGCGTACTTCATGGCGCCCACGGTGGCGCGGGTGCTGGGCGGCCCGCACCTGCCCCCGGAGGGCCGCGCGGAAATCGTGCGCGAGGCGCGGCGGCTGTCCTCCATGGAGCTGCTGCGCCGGCTGCGGGACGTGCTGGCGGCGGACTTCATGCCGCGGCTGCGCGAGCTTCGCGTGCCCACCCTCATCATCCAGGGTGGCAGGGACTTGCTGGTGCCCACCTACGCCGCCCGGGACGTGGCCGAGCACATCCCCGGCGCCCGCATGCAGGTGCTCCGGGCCGCCAGCCACCTGCCGTACATGAGCCATTCCCAGGACTTCAACCGCTTCGTCGGAGACTTCCTCCTCGAGCACGTGCACTGA
- a CDS encoding SPW repeat domain-containing protein, translating into MWARWLNIFLGIWLVAAPIVLGYPERVARLNDAAVGLLVACLTLASSLVPVLRFAGTALGAWLIVAPVVLAYGDSVTPTANDIVVGALVLCFSLVSAERETSPRRTGRHPLQT; encoded by the coding sequence ATGTGGGCTCGCTGGCTGAACATCTTCCTCGGCATCTGGCTCGTCGCCGCGCCCATCGTGCTCGGCTACCCCGAGCGCGTGGCGAGGCTGAATGACGCGGCGGTGGGGCTGCTCGTGGCCTGTCTCACGCTGGCGTCGTCGCTCGTGCCGGTGCTGCGCTTCGCCGGCACCGCGCTGGGTGCCTGGCTCATCGTGGCCCCCGTGGTCCTCGCCTACGGTGACTCCGTCACGCCCACCGCCAATGACATCGTCGTGGGCGCCCTGGTGCTGTGTTTCTCACTCGTCTCCGCCGAGCGCGAGACCTCGCCACGGCGCACCGGGCGCCACCCCCTCCAGACATGA
- a CDS encoding PIN domain-containing protein — MAFIAVYDACVLFPAPLRDLLVRLALTGSFQAKWTGRILDECFRSISTQRPDLRPEQLGRSSQLLELAVPDSEVQGYDSLMEGLMGLPDPDDRHVLAAAIRCGAQVIVTFNLKDFPSSVLTRYGMEAQHPDDFVLNLLSLDGRAVVRGVREQAAALRSPPRTPSELLEVMSQQGLPGSVTVLARLMKS; from the coding sequence ATGGCCTTCATCGCGGTCTACGACGCCTGTGTCCTCTTTCCCGCGCCTCTTCGCGACCTGCTCGTCCGGCTGGCGCTGACGGGCAGCTTCCAGGCGAAGTGGACCGGCCGGATTCTCGATGAGTGTTTCCGCAGCATCTCCACGCAGCGTCCCGACCTCAGGCCCGAGCAGCTGGGCCGCAGCAGCCAGCTCCTGGAGCTCGCCGTCCCGGATAGCGAGGTCCAGGGTTACGACTCCCTGATGGAGGGGCTCATGGGGCTCCCGGACCCGGATGACCGGCATGTGCTCGCGGCCGCCATCCGATGTGGCGCCCAGGTCATCGTCACCTTCAACCTGAAGGACTTTCCGTCGAGCGTGCTCACGCGCTACGGCATGGAGGCCCAGCATCCAGACGACTTCGTCCTGAACCTCCTCAGCCTGGATGGCCGCGCCGTGGTCAGGGGGGTGCGGGAGCAGGCCGCTGCGCTCAGGAGCCCACCGAGAACTCCCTCAGAGCTCCTCGAGGTCATGAGCCAGCAAGGCCTGCCTGGCTCGGTGACGGTGCTCGCACGACTCATGAAGTCGTGA
- a CDS encoding TlpA family protein disulfide reductase — protein sequence MTLAKSLVLCGAVWLAAGCASSRPAAPSEPAHGQLSSLSVASRPDAEFCEHRVPNETCTRCNPHLVEKFKAARDWCGEHAVPESQCYECHPDLSFEPLPVLAEGADLKKLSEAGEDVPDLGAHAVRGKVTVFDFYADWCPPCRKVDAHMFGLLNGRSDVAYRKLNVVSWDTPVAKRHLGGVPNLPFVVVYGRDGREVARVQGLDLGALDKAIAEGGSR from the coding sequence ATGACTCTCGCGAAATCGCTCGTCCTCTGTGGAGCCGTCTGGCTGGCTGCTGGCTGTGCGTCCTCCCGTCCCGCGGCCCCGTCGGAGCCGGCGCATGGCCAGCTCAGCTCGCTGAGCGTGGCGTCGCGCCCGGACGCGGAGTTCTGCGAGCACCGCGTGCCGAATGAGACGTGCACCCGGTGCAACCCGCACCTGGTGGAGAAGTTCAAGGCGGCCCGGGACTGGTGTGGCGAGCACGCCGTGCCGGAGTCTCAGTGCTACGAGTGCCACCCGGACCTGTCCTTCGAGCCGCTGCCGGTGCTGGCCGAGGGCGCTGACTTGAAGAAGCTGTCCGAGGCGGGCGAGGACGTGCCGGACCTGGGCGCGCACGCGGTGCGGGGCAAGGTGACGGTGTTCGACTTCTACGCGGACTGGTGCCCGCCGTGCCGCAAGGTGGACGCGCACATGTTCGGGCTGCTCAACGGGCGCTCGGACGTGGCGTACCGGAAGCTGAACGTCGTGTCGTGGGACACGCCGGTGGCGAAGCGGCACCTGGGCGGAGTGCCCAACCTGCCCTTCGTGGTGGTGTACGGCCGGGACGGGCGCGAGGTGGCGCGGGTGCAGGGGCTGGATTTGGGCGCGCTGGACAAGGCCATTGCCGAGGGAGGCTCGCGATGA